ggggggtGCCAAACTGGATCTTGCCAAACGACCAGGGGGCAAGGAAGTGGCAGGGAAGGGGCCACAGCTCTATGACACCCCTTATgagcctggggagggggtggcCGGGGGGACCCCAGAGCGCAGGGGGAGGGCTGGTGATGGGCGCCTGCCTGAGAACGACGAGCGCCCGGCGGGGGAGtatgagcagccctgggagtgGAAGAAGGAGCAGATTGTCAAAGCACTGTCAGGtaggggacaggggcaggatGGGAATGAGGATGGGGGGGAGGGACAGgcatggaatgggaatgggatggcaacaggggacaggaacaggcTTTCTAGCAGGGCTTGTCACAAGAGGACGAGATGCAATGGTTTTTGACTGTCAGGGGCACTCTAGATACAAGAATTTTCTTGGGCTGAGGGTGgccaggcactggcacaggttgcccagaggtGATGCTTGCCTGGTcaagttggatggggctctaaACAACTTGATGTAATTGAAGATGTTCCTTTTCATGGTGGGGTGTTGGACCAGATGGGGACAGGCACGTGGTTGGAGAAGGGTTTGGGACTGGCAGtggggaaggtgctggggctggggacagggatggagctaGGGATGGGGATCGAAGGTGGAGGTGGGGCTTTGGGGACTCACACCTTGTCCCTCCCAGTCCAGTTCGAGGGCTCGGAGCGCCCTAAGGAGGAGACGCTGCGGCAGCATCTACGGCAGAAGAGCTGGACCCCCAAGATGCTGAAGCCGGCGGGCACCGAGCACAGCGAGGGGGAGCGGGTggaccctgccctggcactggagAAACAGCCGTGAGTTGTGGGAGCGACCCACGCGTGGGCAGCGGGGCGGGGTGGATGCCTGGCGTTCTGCCGCGGCTCAGCGCCCCGACCCGCTGTCCCCCCAGCTGGTTCCACGGGGCCATCACGCGGGCCGAGGCCGAGAGCCGGCTGCAGCCGTGCCGGGAGGCCGGGTACCTGGTGCGCACCAGCGAGAGCGGCAGCGGCAAGTACTCCATCGCGCTCAAGTGAGTCTGGGGGCGGCCCGGGCCGGGGGCTCGCACCGGGGGGATGGGGCGAATCCCCACCCTGGGGCGGTGCCGCGGCAGGAATCACCCCTGGCTGCTCACAGCAAAGCCCTGATGGGGAGGAAGCACCCAGATCCCGAGGGACGGCACCCCCTGATCCGGGGGGACCCAGGCGTcctggtgtggggctggggcgGGGGGGGGTACGGCGTGTCCCCCTCCCCGGCACATTGTCGGGAGCGCCAGCGGCGTTTCCTTCCTGAGGaagtgcagcccctggagccGAAACAATCAGAGCGGGACGGGAACAAACAGGGGTGGATACGGCGCGGGGCAGGCGGGCGCCGGGGGGGCTGGCGGCAGCGCTGATGCCTGCCGGCCCCCAGGACCAGCCAGGGCTGCGTCCACATCATCGTGGCCCAGACCAAGGACAACAAGTACACGCTCAGCCAGGCCAGCGGAGTCTTCGCCAGCATCCCTGAGGTTGTGCACTACTACTCCACCGAGAAGCTGCCCTTCAAGGGGGCTGAGCACATGGCCCTGCTGCACCCCGTCCACTGCAAGCTGCATTAGCGTCTGCGACTGAGGCAGCCGAGGGCATCTGTCACATCTCCAGTCCTGAAGGGACTCCTGGActtcagcagggctgtcccccTTTTGCTGGGACAAATCCCGACCACCCTGTGCCAGAACCTCCCACGTGTCCGAGGTGGGAGCACGCAGTGAGACTGGGACCTGTAATGATTTAGTAAAATAAACTTGTTGCCTGCGAAGCAGCCGTGGTCCTGGGGGTGGACAGGGATGCGCCTTGTGCTGGCAGGAGTCGCCAGTTTTGGGGGACAGAGGTACTggggctcccccagcagcacatctgcaTCCTGCCAGGCTTTTTATAGCGGGAGGCCAGCAGAAGGGAAGCAGAACACTGTCCCATGGGTGCTTGAGCACCCTCTCCCCTCGGCTTGTGGTTTCCTGCCtgggtgcagctgcagctccccggGGTGTTGCACAACCCAGCATGGCCTgggggtgtggggcagggggTTGTGGCACGAAGGTGTGCACAGCATCGGGGTACAGCCTGGGAGGCACCAGTGAAACACATGGGGGGCAGAGTTacagggcacagcaggcagggggTGAATGAAGTGAGGGTGAAACCCCACTGGAGCCAGTCCCAGGCAACGGGAGGGCTGCAGCAACCACTCTGTTACCCGCTCCCAGCACCCATCCCAGTATAAATCCAAAGCATTTATTTGAGTCACATTGTCTTGTTTCCCCAACGTGCTTTGAAAAGGAGCCCCgagggggctggagcagaggtaTGGGGGCCTGATCCAGCCAGACCCTCCCTCCCTGACCCCCAGGCCCTtccctggggacccccaaacccgGTCCTGAGCGAGCTCTGGTGCAGCCACGCTTCCAGCGCTGTCACTCCTGGCCACGCCAGCTTGGCCAGGGTGCTGAAGGTGCCCCAGGACTCACTTTGGggccctttcccagctgcttctccatggGGGGTGGCACTGATTCTCCTCCTCAGAGGCTTGTCCCAGCCACAGAACCACTAGATAGTGGGGAGGAACAGCTCCCAGAAGCCACATCACAGCCTTGGGGCTCCCCATCCAACCCCCAAGCACCTCCCAGCATATTCAGCCCCTGACTAGTGCCCTGAGGAGGAAAAATCTGCATGAGTTGTGTGGAGCACTCCAGGGGCTGAGGGGGCAGGGTGTGAGAGCAGAGGGGTATCACTGAGTGTGGGCAGGGGGAGGCCTAGGGGGACCAGCATATGCTGCCCCTCGCCCTCTGGCTTGGTTGTCTCCTGCCTGCTTGTCCACCATGTCTGCCTGTACCTGCAGGGGAGAAGAGAGGAGCCAGGTCAGGGAGGAGGGCAGACAGAGCCCCCTGGTCAGCCCCCTGGCACTCACCTCACCACAATGCCAACAAAGAGGGCGATGCCAAGGAGCAGACTCCCCCCAGTGACCAGGAAGGCGTAGGGGGATGCCACAGGATGGGTGCTGGATTCCATGGCAGACCCTGACACAGAGAGAGTGGATGGGCTCATTGTGAGGATAAGGCACCTGGGTGCCCCTGTCCCCCACCCCCAGTCCAGGAACCCTTCCTCACCACCAGCACCATTAGTATCATCCTCCCCGAAGAGCCTGGGGGACAGTGTCACCCCATAGGTGCCATCTTCCATGGGGACCTGCAAAAGGTGAAGGGGCACAATGGGACAGGTCAGCCCTCACACCCTGGTGTCCCCTTGTCCCACATGCAGATCCATTCAGGTGTGTGTGATGCTTCCCAGGGCCAAGAGCATTGTTACCTGTGAGCTGAAGGGCTCCATTTCAGAGGTGAGGTCCCAAGGGTCTGCACAGTGAGTGGGGAGTGTGAGACTGGGAGACCCCATGCTGAGCCCCCAGCCTCAGGACCCCAGGATTCTCTCCTACCTGTCCAGGGGGTGCCCACAGCCTCCTGGCTCCACTCACTCCACGCGCCGTGGCCAAACTCGTCCTTGGCCCTCACCTGCACCACGTGCCTCGTCCCTCGCCACGCGTCACGGATGTCCAGCCACGTTGTTGTCACCTGATCCacctgcaggggacacagggctgggggtaGTCTGGCCAGGGACAGGCACACGCCAGCAGGCAGGGTCTCACCTCCATGAAGGTCGGGGCGGGCTCAGGGCGGTAGCGGACCTGGAAGCGCAGCCAGTAGAAACGGGGGTCCCAGGATGGGGGGTAGGACCAGTTCACCTGCAGCCGCTGCGGCGCCTTCTCCAGAGCCTCCACTGTCACATTGACTGGGGGGTCTGGCTTCACTGCTGGGGAAAGGGGGGGCTTAGGGCCTCACATGCACCCCCAgccaccccagctcccagcaacAGCGCAGCACTCACGGACACTGCTGAGGGTGATGATCTTGTCTTTGCCGGCCGAGCCACCAGCGCTGTTGCTGACGCACGTGGACACCACAAGGTGTCTGGTGTCATCGGTGCCAGGTGGCACCTTCACCCGGCAAACGAACTTTCGTGCCTTGGAGAAGTAGCGGCACCGCTGCTCTGTGGCATTCGCAGCCACAAACCTGTGAGGTGACAGCTCAGGGGGGGCTGCAGCGTGCTCTAGGCACAGGGCAGCCATGGGGGACATGTggggtccctggcagtgttaGGGAAAGGTCTGTGGGGAGGGATACATCCTGTGCCACAGGAAGCAATGGGGAATGGAGCCATGGGGAAGAAACACAGCACGTGCTGTGGACTCCCAGCTACCAgaagctgctggggaaaaaagggtcTGCAGGGAGGCAAGCATCCTGAGCAATGGGGTCCCAGATGGCACCAGGGAAAGGGTCCATGCAGAGGGACATGTTCTGTCCTGCTAGGGTCCCAGCCCATAGTGGACGCAGTGACAGCACCCACCTCCGCTTCACCCAGAGCATCGCCCGTGTCCCTGGGGATGGCTTCTCCTGCTGTGGCCACTCACACAGCACATCCTTGTCGTGGCTCCGCCGGTAGCAGGAGACCTGGGGAGTTTCAGGGGGCTCTGCAaggcagggaggtgctgggggacaggggcCATCACAGGCAACGCTGCCAGGGACGTTCCCACCCCAGCGCGGACCCACCTGCCACCAGCAGCCGCAGGGAGCGCAGCAGGCGGCTCCCCGCGGAGCAGCTGTAGTGCCCCGAGTCCTCGTAGCGCAGGCGCCGCAGGAGCAGCGTGTTCCCCTCGGCCAGCCGCCGTCCCCAGCCCCCTGCTGCCCCCTGCTCCTCCACCTGCCACAGCACCGAGGCATTTGCAGGCACCTCGTCCTGGCAGGTCAGTGTGATGTTGGCTCCCAGGCGGCCCAACACCGTGTCCCGTGGCAGTCCTGGAGGGACAAGAGGGGACCCGGCGATGGTGATGAGACCCCAGGAGCAGTGGGTGTACCCAGAGATGGAAGGCACCCCATCGTCTGCTCCCCGTGTGCAGTTACTGCTGGGGGTCAGGGCACTGAGCTGGAGAGTGGCAGTGGTTTCTCACAAAGTGGGGTACTGGACCCCTGGCACCACAGCGCCAGGCGGGCTGTGCATTGAGGGGTCTGGTGGTGGGGAGCACAGCGCAGGGAAGGTGGCAGATTGGGACTGGTGGTCCCGGCAATCCCCGGGCGGGATCCAGTGCCAGAGGGGTTAATGACTGCACGGGCTGGCGGCCGGGTCAGGCCCGGGCAGCGCTCCCGGCTCCCTCCAAAGGTCAGTGGCCAGTGCGAACCTGCTGCTCCCTTTGACTCCTGCTGCCGGGAACGCACCCAGCACCCGGAACACAGTACCCAGTGCCCGGCACGGAGCACGCAGCCAGCAGCCGGGACGCGGCCCCCCAGCCCGAGCTCCCGGCACTCCCGGGGTGTCCCGCACCCCCCGCCCGTGTCCCCGGGCCCCGCAGGGAACCGCATGTGTCCCCTCGCCGTCCCGCACCCACGAGGCCCGGGTCCCGGGAGAGGCTCAGGccaccctgctccctccctgcccggGGCCCGTCGCACTCACTGGCGGGGCCGCAGGGCCGCCCGGCGGCGGCGAGGCGGAGCAGGAGGCGGAGGAGGACGAGGAGCAGCGTCCGCGGCGGCCGCGCCATGCGCCCGGTGCCGGGCAGGAAAACATCGGCGGGGCCGCGGTTGTGAaaccggcggggcggggcggcacGTGCgcccggggcgggcggcgcaCACCGCCCCACCCGCCGGACCCTCCCCCGGACACAGGACATGGCAGAGGCTCCCCACAacactattttctttttcaaattaaaaaaaaaaaaaaaaaattgttttttgtttggttttttgttttgtttagttttttccTCAAGCACCATAAAATTATACTATTCCGCCAGACAGAAACGCATCATAAATTATCCACCCCGATCTGCATCCCCTCCACCGAAATAActctaaaaaaccccaatccccTCCAGCCCTCGCCAACACCCGTCTGAACAAGCTCCTCTTTGGTATCACGTCGCTGGGGCTCCAAGAGCCCCAGAGACTCCGCGGGGGTCCCCCGCTGCCCACCCACACCCCAGGAGCATTCGGTCCCGCAGGagctggagagaggaggaggagggaggaagcaGAGGCCGAGGGTTGTGCAAGACCATGCGTGGGAGTGAATCACGGCAGCCGCCAACACCACCGTCCCCGGCACAGAACACTTCCCCTTTCCCATCCGGCACCCACCGTCCTGCTGAACGCTGAGGCAGGGGGACAAGGAGGGTGACCTTCCTCCCCACTCCTCCCTGTACCCAGCCAAGAAATGAGTCGCTCTGCAAACTCACAGGGTTTTTCCTtagttcttttttgtttgtttgttttggttgctATTTCTTGggggtctttttttttccttttttttttttcttgtttatataaaaaaaaaaagacacgTGGGTGTAGGGCACAGAGAGGCCACAGTCCTCGCAGAGCCCTGCACCTCCGGCATGATACATTCATGTGTGATGGGGCATTTGCACTCGGTGGAATTGAATACTGATGGAGGAGCAAATGGGAGGGGGGCTGATGGTGATgacatccatccatccatccatccatccatccatccatccatccatccatccatccatccatccatttgCCAAcctcagggaagaaaaactgtatttttggCTAGAAGGCAACAGTCCAGACTCCTCCAAACCTCACCACTGGCCCCCACATCACCTCTGCTCCTACCATGGGACCCTGCTGATGAGGATCTTTGCCCTCCCCAGGccaggggcagaggaggggagtCCCCAGCTGCACTGGAGGGGATGTGACCCCCTCCAGCCTCAGACCTTGAGAGTCTTGTCTGCACCActggggctgccagcactgctgccctcGCAGCCCTTCTTCTTCCGCAGGGTCTCgatccagctgctgctgggccgGGGGGCAAAGCTGGAGAGTGCCAAGGAGCTGAGGCGCATGTTCTTGCCAGACATGATGagctccccaaacccctcctggtGGGAGAAGGCGTAGCCAGAGCGGCGGGAGCCCGCGCGCCCCGCGTGCCGCAGGCACCGGTGCTGCGCCTTCTGCTTCTTGCGCACCAGCTGCGTGTAGcgcacctggggacacagccggggtcagggagctgtgcaaCCACCTCCCCTCAGGGCTGGGCCCTGGGACCCCTCCCACAGCCACACACTCTCACCGTGTCTGAGAGCTCTGGTTTCAGGTCCAGCTTAAGGAAGCGAAAGGCCACAACGGGCACGATGCAGACGACGGTGGTGAGGGCGATGGTCAGCCAGACCGTGGGCTGGGCCAGCGTGTTCTGCGCGTTACCTGGGGGTCAGAGTGACTCCAGTGAGGGCTGGGCCAGGCAGTACCGTGCTGGGGTGGGGaacacagggcagcacagggactcACCCACAAAGCGGAACTGATTGGGGAACATCCGGAACAGGCCGTCACTGTGCATGGTGAAGAGGATGGTGAAGTAGGCAGCAAGGCTGCCCCAGATGAAGAAGTGGTTGATGGCTGTCCAGAATCCTGTGTCTAACCCGATCTAGTGGGGGGGATGCAGAAGGAGACAGGGCTCAGGAGATGCCTGAGGTGCCCCAAGGGTCTGGGGCCGAGTACCACGTCCCTACCTGCACACTGACAACAATCACCAGCGAGGTGGCGACGGTGACGGCGAAGGACTGGTAGTCAGCCAGCTGGGCACCGTCATCACGGGTGGCATCAGCAAAGACGCCGTAGGGGATGAAGAACATGAGGATGGAGGTGTAGATGCCCTGGGCAATGCAGATGAAGAACTCCCGCTTGTTGAAGAGCAGGTTCAGCTGCCCAGGCTCATAGAGTTTGGGGTACTCCATGCTCCGCTGCTCTGGCACATCCTGGAGGCATGGGCACCTCCCTTtagccctgggcaggagcagcctccaCCACAGCCCATGGAATGACAAGGACAGCCTGACTCAGGCACCCAGGCAGCCCTTCCTCCCACAGGGTGGGCATGAAGGGAAGTGGTACAGACTCCTCACACACCCAGGGACCCCTCACTACCCCCTGCCATACCTGGTCAAAGACACCCATAGCGAGCACAGGCAGCGACGTGTAGACAATGTTGTACAGAGTGATGAAGTACTGGTCATACACTGTCTGTATGGAACAGAGTACTCAGCAGGACACGAGAcctgcccaccctgtgccccagtCAGCCCCCAagtccctgtgcccacagctgcagggacaggagagctgTATCCATCCCCCCAGGACTGCCCACCCTGACCACAGGTTCCTCACACACTGCACACTGGatgccaggctgtgcctcctgGCTCAGGATGAGTCCCGACTGGGAGTCCATGGACCTGAACACGCTTCAGAGCTGAGGAACCCTGCAGGAAaaccctccccagctcccagtgtGAAAAGCCAACCCACCTGTGCTGAGAAGCCACAGAAGAAGCCAAACCAGAAGTGGACCATGGTGAAGGCAAAGTTCTTGTAGAAGAAGTAGCAAAGAAACTTGCACATGCGCAGGTAGGACCAGCGCCCATGCACCAGGAGCAGGCGCTGCAGGAACTTGAACTGGGAGAAGGAGTAGTCAgaggccagcacagcctggatgCCTTCCTGCCCACTGATGCCCACCCCAATGTGGGCAGCtgtggagggaaggagagatggGTAAAGAAagggctgccaggagcacagggggaGAGCAGCACCCCTAGCACAGGCACTTTGTTCCTGTAGGGCACAGAGGGGTGAGCGCAGAGGCTCCCACGGGCCCCAGGGTGGTGCAGGGGGGTGGCCTGTCTCTCCTGTGATCCCCCAGATCCCAGGCCTTACTCTTGATCATGCTGACATCGTTGGCCCCATCCCCAATGGCCAAAGTGACGGCTTTCTTGTACTTCTTCACCAGCTCCACCACCTGCGCTTTCTGCAGGGGTGTGACACGGCAGCAGATAACGGCCTTGCAGGCACACGCTGTCTCCAGGAATTCCACCTCCATGTCTGCCTCCAGTGCATGGGCCTGCAAGAAGAGCTGGGGTCATGgcacacagccaggcacagggctTTGTCCTGCCTGGCACTCCCAGGGCCCTACCAGGCTGTGCCCATTGATGACCAGGGCGTACTCGCCCGCAATGGCTTCCAGCACAGAGGTCAGCTTGGAGGAGAGTTTCTCCTGGTAGGAGAAGCCATTGCACACAGAACGTGACGCATCCATCATCTTCTCCCGGGCTTTCCTGAGGAGAGAGGGGGTACAGGGTTCTATCTCAGGGCCCTTCCacatctccagctccctcagttgCAGCTGTGCCCCACACTGGCACTGTTCTGTGTCCTCTGCCCCACAACCCTCACCTGAGCTCCTCTCGCACCTCCAGCACAGTGTGGCCTGTGACCACAAACACCTCTGTCATGTCATCTGTCAGCATCTTGCAGGAGTAGCCAATGTTCACAGCCGTTTCTGAGGACAGGAAACCAGGGGCTGAGCCAGAGTCCACTCAGGAGAGAGCAGTAGGGATCCCAGGAGGAATCCAGCCCACAAACATTCTCATCTCAAGCCAGCACCTCAGCCACGCCTCACCCTGCTTGTCCCCTGTCAGCACCCAGATCTTGATGTTGGCCAGTGTCAGGATGGCAATGGTTTCAGGGACTCCTTGCTGCAGTTTGTCCTCGATGGCTGTGGCTCCAAGCAGCTTGGGGACCCAAACAGGTGGGaagtcagcaggagctgcccctaGCCACCCCCAGCCTCAGCCTCCAACCCACCTACCATCATATCATGCTCCACCTCATCGTAGAGCCGAGCCAGGTGATCCTCACGGGCCtcaggggcactgccagctcgGTGCAGCCGCTCAGACCAGTCCCTGTAGTAGCTCTCCTCCAGGTCTCTGTAGGCCAGCACCAGTGTCCGCAGCCCCTCACCAGCGTACTCCTGCAAGTGgtcagagctgggtgtgctggcagACACTGAAGGCACCCCCAGTCCCCAGCGGTGCTCCTAGGACAGGCacaaagcccagctcaggctcCTGGGCAGCCATTctttcctccccacccctgccTGCAGGACCCTGTCCACGCACATTGAGGTGGTCGGTGGTGATGCTGCTCAGGTCCTGGTTGACGGGATGCAGCCGCTCCAGCAGGATGGTGTCGGCGCCTTTGCAGTACAGCCGGATCTTGCCCTCAGGGCTGCGGACTGCAGGCAGGGGTGCACAAGATGCCTGGCTCaggggggcaggagcagctcccaccctgaCCCCCAGCCATCAATCTGCCAATGCCTCCACAGTCACATCCCCATCAGC
This sequence is a window from Oenanthe melanoleuca isolate GR-GAL-2019-014 chromosome 25, OMel1.0, whole genome shotgun sequence. Protein-coding genes within it:
- the ATP8B2 gene encoding phospholipid-transporting ATPase ID isoform X6: MERCAAHRAPEEERRVRANAREYNEKFQYASNCIKTSKYNIVTFLPVNLFEQFQEVANTYFLFLLILQLIPQISSLSWFTTIVPLVLVLTITAVKDATDDYFRHKSDNQVNNRQSQVLIGGVLRQEQWMNVRVGDIIKLENNQFVAADLLLLCSSEPHGLCYIETAELDGETNMKVRQAIPVTAELGDTSQLAGFDGEVICEPPNNKLDKFGGTLYWKENKYPLSNQNMLLRGCVLRNTEWCFGLVIFAGPDTKLMQNSGRTKFKRTSIDRLMNTLVLWIFGFLVCMGVILAIGNAIWEHEVGVCFQIYLPWDEGVHSAFFSGFLSFWSYIIILNTVVPISLYVSVEVIRLGHSYFINWDKKMYCAKRRTPAEARTTTLNEELGQVEYIFSDKTGTLTQNIMVFSKCSVNGHSYGDVQDMLGHKAELGERPEPVDFSFNPLADPRFQFWDPSLLEAVKLGDLHVHKFFRLLSLCHTVMSEEKNEGELLYKAQSPDEGALVTAARNFGFVFRSRTPKTITVHELGQAVTYQLLAILDFNNIRKRMSVIVRSPEGKIRLYCKGADTILLERLHPVNQDLSSITTDHLNEYAGEGLRTLVLAYRDLEESYYRDWSERLHRAGSAPEAREDHLARLYDEVEHDMMLLGATAIEDKLQQGVPETIAILTLANIKIWVLTGDKQETAVNIGYSCKMLTDDMTEVFVVTGHTVLEVREELRKAREKMMDASRSVCNGFSYQEKLSSKLTSVLEAIAGEYALVINGHSLAHALEADMEVEFLETACACKAVICCRVTPLQKAQVVELVKKYKKAVTLAIGDGANDVSMIKTAHIGVGISGQEGIQAVLASDYSFSQFKFLQRLLLVHGRWSYLRMCKFLCYFFYKNFAFTMVHFWFGFFCGFSAQTVYDQYFITLYNIVYTSLPVLAMGVFDQDVPEQRSMEYPKLYEPGQLNLLFNKREFFICIAQGIYTSILMFFIPYGVFADATRDDGAQLADYQSFAVTVATSLVIVVSVQIGLDTGFWTAINHFFIWGSLAAYFTILFTMHSDGLFRMFPNQFRFVGNAQNTLAQPTVWLTIALTTVVCIVPVVAFRFLKLDLKPELSDTVRYTQLVRKKQKAQHRCLRHAGRAGSRRSGYAFSHQEGFGELIMSGKNMRLSSLALSSFAPRPSSSWIETLRKKKGCEGSSAGSPSGADKTLKV
- the ATP8B2 gene encoding phospholipid-transporting ATPase ID isoform X3, yielding MERCAAHRAPEEERRVRANAREYNEKFQYASNCIKTSKYNIVTFLPVNLFEQFQEVANTYFLFLLILQLIPQISSLSWFTTIVPLVLVLTITAVKDATDDYFRHKSDNQVNNRQSQVLIGGVLRQEQWMNVRVGDIIKLENNQFVAQADLLLLCSSEPHGLCYIETAELDGETNMKVRQAIPVTAELGDTSQLAGFDGEVICEPPNNKLDKFGGTLYWKENKYPLSNQNMLLRGCVLRNTEWCFGLVIFAGPDTKLMQNSGRTKFKRTSIDRLMNTLVLWIFGFLVCMGVILAIGNAIWEHEVGVCFQIYLPWDEGVHSAFFSGFLSFWSYIIILNTVVPISLYVSVEVIRLGHSYFINWDKKMYCAKRRTPAEARTTTLNEELGQVEYIFSDKTGTLTQNIMVFSKCSVNGHSYGDVQDMLGHKAELGERPEPVDFSFNPLADPRFQFWDPSLLEAVKLGDLHVHKFFRLLSLCHTVMSEEKNEGELLYKAQSPDEGALVTAARNFGFVFRSRTPKTITVHELGQAVTYQLLAILDFNNIRKRMSVIVRSPEGKIRLYCKGADTILLERLHPVNQDLSSITTDHLNEHRWGLGVPSVSASTPSSDHLQEYAGEGLRTLVLAYRDLEESYYRDWSERLHRAGSAPEAREDHLARLYDEVEHDMMLLGATAIEDKLQQGVPETIAILTLANIKIWVLTGDKQETAVNIGYSCKMLTDDMTEVFVVTGHTVLEVREELRKAREKMMDASRSVCNGFSYQEKLSSKLTSVLEAIAGEYALVINGHSLAHALEADMEVEFLETACACKAVICCRVTPLQKAQVVELVKKYKKAVTLAIGDGANDVSMIKTAHIGVGISGQEGIQAVLASDYSFSQFKFLQRLLLVHGRWSYLRMCKFLCYFFYKNFAFTMVHFWFGFFCGFSAQTVYDQYFITLYNIVYTSLPVLAMGVFDQDVPEQRSMEYPKLYEPGQLNLLFNKREFFICIAQGIYTSILMFFIPYGVFADATRDDGAQLADYQSFAVTVATSLVIVVSVQIGLDTGFWTAINHFFIWGSLAAYFTILFTMHSDGLFRMFPNQFRFVGNAQNTLAQPTVWLTIALTTVVCIVPVVAFRFLKLDLKPELSDTVRYTQLVRKKQKAQHRCLRHAGRAGSRRSGYAFSHQEGFGELIMSGKNMRLSSLALSSFAPRPSSSWIETLRKKKGCEGSSAGSPSGADKTLKV